The Synergistaceae bacterium genome contains a region encoding:
- a CDS encoding RluA family pseudouridine synthase → MTPKPEENPSADKDFDGDDEIEYERVEHIEADPDGSRLDVFLSRTLGITRSFAQKLLKEGRVRSSRPAAEAPEGSKGKLKPSRLLTSPETFVVLMPPPELLEIEPENVPFDVIHEDQWLLVVNKPAGLVVHPAPGHRRGTLVHGLLWRYADLGPFNNVRRPGIVHRLDATTSGLMLIAREQKTMELLQTDFRTRSIEKKYLALAHGNFDRKSGILEGPIGRHPQNRLKMAVIEGGRPSATEYRVLWNASGYALVLCDLLTGRTHQIRVHMAAAGHPLVGDSLYGGKEILRTPSGAERVFLHSWRLAFTHPITRKPMRFTLPIPSELREYLMGEKSGR, encoded by the coding sequence TTGACGCCGAAACCTGAGGAAAACCCTTCCGCAGACAAAGATTTCGACGGCGACGACGAGATCGAATATGAACGTGTCGAACACATCGAGGCCGATCCGGACGGGTCACGCCTCGATGTCTTTTTGTCCCGAACGCTGGGCATCACCCGATCCTTCGCTCAGAAACTCCTGAAAGAGGGCCGCGTCCGAAGCTCCCGCCCCGCAGCGGAGGCTCCGGAAGGCTCGAAGGGAAAGCTGAAACCTTCACGGCTCCTGACCTCGCCGGAAACCTTCGTCGTCCTCATGCCGCCTCCCGAACTTCTGGAAATTGAACCGGAAAACGTCCCCTTCGACGTCATCCACGAGGACCAATGGCTTCTGGTTGTGAACAAACCGGCCGGGCTTGTGGTGCATCCGGCCCCGGGACACCGGCGGGGAACCCTGGTTCACGGGCTTTTGTGGCGTTATGCCGACCTGGGCCCCTTCAACAACGTTCGCCGGCCGGGAATCGTCCACCGCCTGGATGCCACCACCTCCGGCCTCATGCTGATCGCCCGCGAACAAAAAACGATGGAGCTCTTGCAAACGGATTTTCGAACGAGGTCCATCGAAAAAAAATATCTGGCGCTCGCTCACGGAAACTTCGACCGGAAGTCAGGAATCCTCGAAGGCCCCATCGGACGACATCCTCAAAATCGCCTGAAAATGGCCGTCATCGAGGGAGGTCGTCCCTCGGCCACCGAATACCGCGTCCTGTGGAACGCCTCCGGATACGCTCTGGTTTTGTGCGACCTCCTTACGGGACGCACCCATCAGATTCGCGTCCACATGGCCGCGGCGGGGCACCCTCTCGTGGGGGACTCCCTCTATGGAGGAAAAGAGATTTTGCGAACGCCCTCAGGAGCCGAACGGGTTTTTCTGCACTCCTGGAGACTGGCCTTCACCCATCCCATCACCCGGAAACCCATGCGCTTCACCCTCCCCATCCCCTCCGAGCTTCGAGAATATCTGATGGGGGAAAAGAGTGGCCGGTAA